A region of the Jaculus jaculus isolate mJacJac1 chromosome 10, mJacJac1.mat.Y.cur, whole genome shotgun sequence genome:
AAAATTTACCTGGTTTAGAAATAATTTCCCTCTACAATACTAGAAATTAAAccaaatataaatggcaaatCAGCAAGTTCACAGATCCATAGCAAGTTATCATTTTAAAAAGGATGAATGTCCAAACAGAAAATGCAGCTATCATTTTATATGTCAATCCTATTTTGTTTGGAAATATGATTTCCCCACTCCCATAAAACTCAACCTAAATGCAAAAGGTAAATCAAGTTTCATGGAAAATTGTCATAAAATAGGTAAAATGTCCAAGAGGAAAAACTTGCTATTCTGTGAGAAGTGTAAATCCTACACAATGTTGAAACAGAATTTTCCCAGCACAATGCAAGCCAAACATAGGTGGTAATACAACTGCATGATATTTCCTAGGAAACTCCTATGGAGATGGATAAAATGCTCAAATACAAGGGTCAACTGCTATTTAGTAAATAACATATAGCAGCACCTCTTTTGCTTTGCACTGAAGCTTGTGTGCTGTGTAAAATGAGTAGCAAATAGTCAGTGCCGGGAACAAACATCTGAGAAAATCTAAAAATTCACCTAGACCTTAAATATCAAAAACAATGTTGAAGGGTCTCATCTactaatatttattataatttattgtttttaaagttcttaGTAACAAAAAAGTATCCACTAATGTTGACTGTTATCTTAAATACTATGTTTGGGGTAGCAAGAAAGTTTTATCTAAATGCCTATTGCTGCTGCTCTCTTCCCTCAGAAAACTGTATTTCCAAACATAGTTAATTTGTTTTCATAGGttgagggattaaaaaaaaaaaacccacaagaatATTTACCAGAATTACTATGTGTATGTTAAAATGCTGAAATAAGAGGGAATTATACTCCatgttctgttttttaaatacttagaAGCTAATAAAGCTGTGCAATGAAATTAATTAGAAAACATGAACACTATTTCTTTTCAAGAAAACTACAAATTTAATGTCATTTCGTGTTcaaaggactacttggaaagaaaactaatgagagaattaatttgcttttatttttaatttttagaaacaaTGTATGTAACCTTGTGTAAAATGCACATTCTTTAGCCACCTGTCTAAAATAAAAGTCTGAAAAGGCAGACTATACAAAAATATAGTATTAAAGTATTAGCACCCATGCCAGGTGAAGACATTATAGATGATCTTGATTTCTTTACTAAGGCTCTCCTGAATTCTGAACAACGAGTAGGAATAACTTTGATTATGATAAAAAAGATTAGTAAAGCCCCATTTATTTTACCCAAAAGATCCCAGTCAACATTTTGAAGTGAAAAATCATGAGGCTCAAAATTTGAAAGTGggaatttttttaacttgaattttCCTCACTTTTCATCTCTGTTCTTTTGTAATCTCACCTTtgattaaagtaaaaaaataaatagcagttAACAGCTAAGTGAAGTAAGATTAGATTAACAAAACTGCTACTAAAACAGCCCACAGACACCAGAACAGTATTTTCTATTAAATAAACATAAGAAATCCTGGAGTTAGCCTATCTTGTAGAATGTATAAACATCTTTACATCAAAAGATACTTCTAAAACATAGGACTATGTTTACTCAAATTCCCAGAAAAATGTCTTTGCTCAAAATCTGCATTTCATTCATTAATATTCTTGATGGTCAACACTTTGTTTCTAAGAGGTAAAATCCCAGTAAATGGACTAAGTTTTGTTTGTTGCTGCAAAGGCTCGCTTTTTAAAGTGTGCATGCCTTCCACCTAGTTATGTACAATGGCTCAAAAACTCATTTTTCATCTAATGGGGAAAAAGCTATAGCAATACTCCTTTTACATGCTTAATTTTACTCTTCAAAGACGAATGGAATTCACCTGTTTTAGAAATCTAACTCAGTTGTAAACAATTTGATTCTCCTATTTCAACtttaaaaacgaaagaaagaaagaaagaaagaaagaaagaaagaaagaaagaaagaaagaaagaaaaaaagaaagaaagaaagaaaaaaagaaagaaagaaactaatgcCAAATTGTGAGTTCCCTTAGCGCCTAACACTTCGAGAAGCTTCGATGGAAAGCAGCGTTAAATTCTCACTTAGCATCCTTCCTCGTCAGTATTTTAGAATCTTAAACCCCATCGCAGTTCTCCctaacgttaaaaaaaaaaaaaaagtttacacgTATAAATTCAAGCAAATGTCTGAGGCTGAATCTCATCTCTTGGCAGCCTTGCTTTTGCAAAGACTTCAACGTGTGGTTACCGGTTACCGTGACCAAACTTATTGATTTACcctacaagatttaaaaaatttaatagtgCACGGAGAGCGCCAAGTCTGCATAAACCTCGTAAAACTACCTACCCTCAAATGTATGTAGCTGGGAGCCTCCAAAGCCCGCGGAGTGCAAAGGAAGCATCCACAGCTGCTTTCAATTGTTTCTGCTTTCTTGTAATAGCGCGCTGGGTCGGGTATCCGTGCTGTTTGCAGCATCTCGGACCCCTAGCCGGGACTGACCCTGACCTGAATGCCCTGTTTGGCTCCCAGCATTTCGTGATTCTGCGACCCTTTCGGTAAAACCTAAGGGGAGAAAAGGGTTTTGCACCACCAAGAAATGCGCTTAGGAAAAAGGGGGATTTCGATTATTTCAGCTGGCTACCCATTTCCTTTGGTTCATATCTAGGCCAagagcctcaaactcagggtaaaGCCCCCCCTAAATAGACAAAGACAGCCCCCCCATTGTTACTGCAGGGATCAGGAGAGGTCCACCACgggggctgtgggggaggggtgcaggCAATGGAAATTGGATATGAATTCCTGTGCCCGCTGGACAGGGTGGGGCCCGCagggacacagagaaaaaaaaaaggccaggggtCAAGCCTGGGAAGGGGCCCACTACGCCCAGAAGGTAGGGTGCAGGGTGTCCAATAGTGGTACAATGGGGGGTATGAGGCAGACACCCAAAGGGCACGCCCTGGTACCCGGAAccagggcgggggggaggggaggcggcGGCCTCTTGGCCCCCCCAAACCTCTACATCGCGCGCAGACCACTAACCTGTCAGTAAGAATGTGCCAGTGGTCGCGGGGCTCATCTTGAGTGTCCCCCGACCCTGTCCAGTCCAAGCACAGGGGTCTCCCAGCTCCCACCACCAGGATAATTGCATTCTTGGCCTGACTAGGCCGACGGTCCTCGATtctaccctcccctccctttcttctttcctcccagcTTGGCCAGTTCAGCATCAGCATCCTGCACCCCCTCCTGAATCCCGTGCTCCCTCTAGCGGCGGGCCAGCGCAGCGCGGGcagcgccccacccccaccccaccccagcccgCCCGCCCCCGCACTCCCCTCCGCCCCCCAGCCCGCAGAGCACGCTGGGATTTGGCGCCCCCCTCCTCTGTTTCACACTATATAAGGCCAGCAGTCCGAGCTCCTGGTACACGCGCTTCAACTTCGGTTGGTGTGTGTCGAAGAAACCTGACTGCGCCCTGAGGAGAGCAGCGGAGAGGGACCACCAGCCTCCGAGGTCCGCTGAGCGGGCTCGGGTCCGGAGCCACTCCGGGCTGCGAGCACCCAGCGGAGCCCACGCCTAGCCAGGTGTGGGACCCCGACATTCCCGGTCTTCGCAGAGGAGTCCTCGCGTGGTGAGTATGcggtgaggatttttttttatgatcacATTTATTCCCCCTGCCCCTGTTTTTATCGAAGAGTTGCGGGAGATGAAGTAGCGTCCCCAAAGATCTCCACGCAAACCTTTTTCACGCCTTCACTGGCTGAACCTTGAGACCGAGCGTGGAAACTGAGTCTTCACGGCTTGGTTTCCAAGACTCGAGTCCAGATACGGTCTGTAGACCTATGAGCTGCGGACGGTCATGAGCTGCAGACGCACATGAGCTACAGACcgatggatggacggatggagGACTTGCTCCTCAGATGCGCAACAAAGTGATAACTGGCGCTTCAAGCGCTAAGACCGGTGGGCGCTCCATGCGCTGCACATTGACGCTCCAGGCCATGCAAACTAAGCGCCGGCCGTAAAGTTGAGCTTTGTGCGCTGCAAGCTGGCATTTCATGCGCTACAAACTGATGGGTGCTTCACGCGATGCAAACTCGCTCTAAATGCGCTACAAACACGTCTCATGAGATGCAAACTCGCGCTTCGTGCACTACGAACGGGCGCTTCATGCGCTGCAAACTTGAGCTTCAAGCGCTACAAACCCACGGGCACTTCATGCGCTACCAGCTAGGGTTATAGCAATGTCCGAACTGATTGGCGCTTTAAAAGGTATAGATCGCGCCATCTGAGCATTGGCGAtacaaaaacgaaacaaaaataaggttttGCGCAACGACCACCTTGCTTCATTGCTTTACAAGGCAATGAGCTGCAGAGATGCATGAGCTGCGGATCAATGTCCGCCTTAAATGCGCTGCAAAACGGTAACTGTTGCAAAGCTACCAGATCGTCAGACGTGTTTGAGCCGCAGATAAACGGGTATGAGCTTTACAGAGTACAGTTACTGTCTGCTTAGAGGGGAACCCCACCCTTTCACCTTTTGGAATGGCTCCTACTATGTTCCTGCTGGATCGGCCTCTGCATGATGGTGTTGTCAGACAAAATGGAGCCCCGGGCAAAAAATGATTCTTTAACATTCTGCCCACAGCATTCCTGCTAATGGCAGTGGAATGCAATGGGGCGCTGACTATTGGCGATGGCAGAACAGGCTGCCTTGTCCAGTTGTGATTGATTGAAGCGGCATGCAGTTGTCGTGGTGGCGCGAATTGGCGCGACGAGCAACAGTTTGTGGAAACTATCGGTTTGCTGAGCATTGGGCtgagggcggggtggggggggtgctcTTGCTGCATGAAATCAATCTGGTGGTTGGAGGCTGGTGGGAGGGGTTTGAGgaggggtggatcctgggggatgTGTGCAGACACTGCAGCTCTGGAGCAGCCAGTCTCAGACTTTCCCCGCCCATTTTAGCGCGCCTTCTCTGCAGCATCCACAGTGTGCAGTCTAGCGCCCCCTTTAGACTATGCCTGGTCTTGGCAGATAGCGCTCACCCCACCAGCTCCTTAGCAAGCCCCACCCCCTAAGCCAGCCTCTTCTGAGGCGGCCTGCCTAGACCCCCACTTCTCCTTGAGCCCGCCTCTTCTGAAGTGACCTGCCTCCAATGCTTGGCTCCTCCCAGAGCCTGCCTTCTCTGAGTTGAGATGGCCTACCCCCACCTCCCCATCAGAAAGTGCCTGCGCCTGCTCAGTGCAGAGCCTCCACCCGGGCCCCCCCTTCTATTCAGTGTCCACTGCGCCTGCGCAACCATCAGTGTCTGAGCCTGGCTGTACAGATCCGCCCCCCTGTGGTCTCTCTTCTGTGTCTTTGCTTTTTGTCCACtggtgtctaataaataaaaaataataattaataacaataattaattaataacaataataattgtaCCTAGTATTCATAAGCACTTTTAATAAGTGCTTTgcattattaagtaaaataatccCACAATTTAAACTTTTAATAGTGGGATATGATGGGAACTTCTTATTTCCTGATGTCTTGAGACAGTTTAGCCAgatgtttttaaattaagaacacaaattaaaaagtattttcatgttAACTTTTCAATATACACCAGTGGGCTTACTGGAATCAGATGCCTTGGTGAATACAAAGCAGAAGCAGCTTGAAGTGCTTCACAGGAGCATTAGTGGTTGCTGGTGGCTTGGCCTCTGAGGGAGGAGGCCCTTGTGAAGCCGgggtttgggtttgtttgttgttttgttttctcttggaaACTCTGGGTGATGAGCCCTGGCCATCCTGCctacacataagccatatgcctGACACATGGTAGGCATTCATTAAGTATAGGTCAAATGGCCAGAGGAAATTGGCTTGTCTGTTACTTGCCTGCTGGTCTGCAGGTCTTGTCTAGTTTCTTGTCCTCTGACACCTTGCTGTTGTGAGTTGAGTGGCTGCTTTAAGATTTTTATACCTAAAAgttgtggcttttttttaaagtatacattGTTATAATAATTTGAGCTGTTATTAAAATGCAAAACAAGAATTTAATCTAAAATATTCCAAATAATTAACTTTTTTCATAAAAAGCTAATTATTTGTTGTCTCAAGGAATTAGCTTTTTTCATAAAAAGCTAATTTAAATTTGGGACAAGTGGGTTATTACAACCTCATGTTGACATTTAAAATTTCTGTGATGTCACAGAAAGTTGTTAGATTATAGGATATACATTGCTTCATTTGGCATAATTAAACATCTGTATAAATTGCGGATGTACTATATAAAAAGTTTCTAAATCaaagttgaaattttaaaaactggttcTATATATTACAAACGATGAACCAGAACTTTGTTAAGGGGAGAAATGGGGGCTTTTGTCCCCCCCCAAAACGGTCCCCTTCTTAATTCCCCTCCCCCAAAGTATCTATGGGAAAATAAGTGCTTATAATTAAAGCTTTAAATGTCAGCTTCTTCTTTGTGAATCCTGTATCTGTCCATCAAAGAGGTTCAAAACATTAGTAAAGCATTTGCATATTAATAAATTTGTATTTCACAAATAATATACAAAGTACTAAAACTAATTGGACATTCAGAAATTTAAAACAAGCTGCTTAATGGTGTTGCATTTCCTAATGAAATGTTTGTATGTGGTGGGTGGGGCATTTTTGGCTATAGCTATTTGATGTGTTTGgggaattaaaatgtttttttttttttatttttaaaggtcatTTTGAAGAGtcaataattaattaaatgtgcTTATTAATTCCTAAACAGACCAAAACATAAGTATTTGCCATCTATAAAGATGACATATGTCTTAGGCAGCTTGGTTTTATGCAGTTTGACCTCTTAGTTTTCAGGAATGGGTGCTCTTGacaacccccccaccccatacTAATAAGGAGTTTAAGGAGCCTCACTTTAATGTGTACTGCCcagttatttaaatatttcttatttgtttacaCTTACTGTTAATTTGCCAACCAATACCCAGTTAATTTTACTTGTTAAACAGCTGTTTTGATGTGAAGACCCAGCCCACAATTACAAACCCCAAAGTGGAGATGGGACAAGCCTGACCTGGCATTGGTGAAGGTCAAAAGTCTTAAACTGGTGACCTCACAGGCCAGCACTGTATTattaacaaacaaaacccccctgAAAGTCTTGAGGTAGTAAGGGGCACTATCTCTAAGTTACATAATTGTAGCCCCACCCCGATTACCTTAACTCCAGTCTCTTCTCACTTTTAAATTACCTTTGTGTGTAATAAGGGCATTTGAATTTGTCCCTTATTGATAATTTGTTTCCCCAATGCATTGATTACTTGCTGATTTCCTAATGTAATTTCTGTCCCATCCTTGTTTTTCATAAATCTAGATCAGAACTTCAATAAAGCCCACCCCAATTATGATTGACAGGAAGGTTATGTACCTTGTGACCTGGGGTCAGGTTGCATCAGACCAAGCTGAAAATGCTCTTGAGGAAGTCTTGTCTGTTTTGAAAGTGGCACTGTGCATATGATAGAAGTTACACCTTAGTCACCTGACCTGTGCTTAgtagttgttttttatttaacagGACAGTAAaactcacaataaataaaaactgcagTGTTACTGTTACTGCTTTTGTCATCAATATAGTTATCCTTAGAGAACTGGAAATGAAACTGAAGGTCACAGGTTATGATGTGTttattgttttctaatttttctaaGCTTGAATATTATTGATGTTAATTTTTTGTAGCCTAAGTTGTTAATTAAGTAACAGTGTTAAAAGTATTACAATAGAGAACTAATCCCTGTCCCTTAAGGACTTTGCTTGCCCGATTCTTGGAGAGGCCCCAGGACCAGCACGGGACAAAGGGAAAGTGGCTGAGCCTGAGTTGTGGCAAGGGAGGGACCCGAAAGATGGAGGGTGCTAGAAATGGGGTGAAGGGGGCAGGGCTGGCCAGAGCAGCCACCTGTGTGATGACGTCCACCCTCCCTCATTCTTCTCTTATACCCTATTGGCTGAAATATTAGCCATTTTCCACCTAACTTTTCTAATTAACAAACATTTATCTTTTTGGCTTTATGTAATTAGTGTCAATTTTGCCCTGAAAAGTCAGAGAGAAacaattttaaacttttgttcATTCAAAAGTTTTAAACTTTTGATAACTTTTATATTATGTCTTTAAACTTTTGTTGAACGTTTGAAAGTTTCAAACTTTCTACAAGttttagaactttaaaaaacaatactttgaaaactttctaaagttttaaactttttaagttGGTTTGGAAATTTAAACttgttaaacttttaaaaagtttgcagggcttaaaaaaactttttattaaacttttcaAAGGTTGTTAAACTTTctaattaaaaagtttttaaagcttttaaaactttatcattttttgcagtacttatttaaactttttcccaatttgggataTGAAATCCTTAAATATATCAAGTAATTAAGTCACTCTAATTGCATTTAACCCTGTTTTCAGGAAGTCTACATGCAACCACTGCATTATGAATTATGATGCATCACATTCACAAATAAAACACTtaatcctccctccccacttccacACTCATCCACTCACCCCTCCCTCCAAGAACTACAGTCCTACCCTGCCTTAACATACTAACTTTTGGGTGGGGCTGTACtcacaaatttttattaaaaactaggGGTAGCACACTAGTGTCCTGCAGGACAAAAGCAACTCTGAGTTTCTTTGACTAGTAAAGTAATTGTTTTTAAGTGAATAGTTTCTACATGGGACATGGGTGCCCAGGTTGCTATAGTAACAGCCCCTCCCTACATGTTCAGGAAATAACCTTTCTGTTTTCTAATTAATAACTACAGTGATATCAGCTAACAGTTATTGATAGTCACTGTAATATTTGTCTACAGGATTTAATTCAATCATAATAAATTTAAGATATACTACTATTGGGCACCTTTGAAGACACAGTGTTCAGTGATAGAGCCCAGCTTCTGCAAGGCAGCACCAattaatatttgttaaatgaCTGCATAATGAGGAGTTAAAGTGACATCCACATGTGCTGCTTAGTGTGTCATTTCTGTCTCACAAAGAATTCTCAGGAGGTTGAATTATGGTTGCAGAAGCAATCACAGGCTTGTGGGTTTTGTGATGGTGGCAGTCACTGGGTTGGATAATTAGTTATATAGAGTTGACCTGGGCTATGACATTTGGTCAGAGTTCACTCTGCTTTTCCAGAGCTGATTAATACAGCTGTTGTAATGATAACACCCCTACTTTTATGTGtgaattttcatatttattgGAATATTAGTTGTTTGTTTTGCCTAACTTTAGTAGCAAGTGGTATAGTGTTGGAATGATAGTTGTATAGTGTACCACTTACTTTGCATAATTTATTTGGTGTCCATCTTGCTTTAGAAGTTTCTCGTTTTGGGCCTTCCATAGAAAATGAGTGCTTGTCACACGTTAGCATTCTTGAATAGCTTGTAAAGGTGACCATATTGATGATATAGTGGACATATAGCTCATTATTTATGAGCAGGTGACTTTTGAGCAGGAAAGGTCATTTGGACTTCAAACAGCAGTCATACGGTTCATTATGTATTCTTGGGATTGATTACTTAATTCACTTATTTGAAGGGTATTTGTTCTTGGTTTACTAATTATCAATTGATCAAGGAGAGTGAGGGAATACAATTAAATGTGACCTTTATGCATTATGCTTCTttgaatacatatgtatataaatatatgctaAATGTATGTTCTGATCTTCATTTACAGTAACAAGCGGGTTTTGAAAACCAAGAGGCGAAGGGGAGCAAGAGGGGGCCAGGATCCAGGCCTCCATCCCCCCAGGATTGAAGAGGCACCAGGGAggacccctcccaccccaccagtTGCTATGGGTCCCGCCGactgccctcctcctccccctcccccaccccccaacaacaataacaacaacaactcCAAGCCCAAGGGCCCCTGCGTGCCCAACATGACCGAACGCCGGCGGGATGAGCTCTCTGAAGAGATCAACAACCTCCGCGAAAAGGTCATCAGGCAGTCCGAGGAGAACAGCGACCTGCAGAACCAGGTGCAGAAACTCACCGAGGAGAACAGCACTCTCCGTGAGCAAGTGGAACCCCCCGAACCAGAGGAGGAGGATGATGAAGATGACATTGAGCTGCAAGGTGCCGCCGCAGCCGCCACCCCAGCCACTCCCATTGAGGAAGAATGCCCTGAAGACCTTCCCGAGAAGTTTGATGGCAACCCAGACATGCTGGCTCCTTTCATGTCCCAGTGCCAGGTGTTCATGGAGAAGAGCACCCGCGATTTCTCCCTTGATCGTGTCCGTGTCTGTTTCGTGACCAGCATGATGACCGGCCGTGCTGCCCGCTGGGCCTCTGCTAAGCTGGAGCGATCCAATTACCTGATGCACAACTACCCTGCCTTTATGATGGAGATGAAGCACGTCTTTGAAGACCCCCAGAGGCGCGAGGCCGCCAAGCGCAAGATCAGACGTCTGCGCCAGGGCCAGGGATCTGTGGTCGACTACGCCAATGCTTTCCAGATGATCGCCCAGGACCTGGATTGGAACGAGCCTGCACTCATCGACCAGTTCCATGAGGGTCTCAGTGAGCAGATTCAGGAAGAGCTGTCCCGTGGGGAGGCACCCAAGACCCTGTCCCAGATGATCAACCAGTGCATCCACATCGAGAGAAGGCTGGCCAGGGCTGCTGCTGCCCGCAAGCCCCGCTCCCCACCCCGCGCCATGGTCGCCCCCCAGATGTCCGGCCACCAGCAGGTGGATCCCACTGAGCCCGTGGGCGGTGCCCGCATGCGCTTGAcccaggaagagaaggagagacgcCGCAAGCTGAACCTGTGCCTCTACTGTGGAAACGGAGGGCACTATGCCGACAACTGTCCTGCCAAGGCCTCCAAGTCCTCACCGGCGGGAAACTCCCCGGCCCCGCTGTAGAGGGACCTTCAGCGACCGGGCCAGAATTAACAAGGTCCCCACAAGAAGAAGCCTCCTCGACTCCACACTTGCAAGTTATGCTTCAGATCCATCTCCCGGGCAGACACACCCTGTTCGTCCGGGCCATGATTGATTCGGGTGCTTCTGGCAACTTCATCGATCATGAATACGTTCTCCAGAATGCAATTCCCGTGAGGGTGAAGGACTGGCCTATCCTCGTGGAAGCCATCGATGGGCGCCCCATTGCCTCGGGCCCAGTGGTCCACGAGACACACGAGCTGATTGTTGACCTGGGAGACCACCGCGAGGTGCTGTCCTTCGACGTGACCCAGTCACCGTTCTTCCCTGTCGTCCTGGGGGTTCGCTGGCTGAGCACACATGACCCCAACATCACCTGGAGCACTCGCTCGATTGTCTTCGACTCCGAATACTGCCGATACCGCTGCCGGATGTACTCCCCGATACCCCCCTCGCTGCCACCGCCTGCGCCGCAGCAGCCCTCCCTCTATTACCCGGTGGATGGATACAGGATCTACCAACCCTTGAGGTATTACTACGTCCAAAACGTGTA
Encoded here:
- the Peg10 gene encoding retrotransposon-derived protein PEG10 isoform 2 (isoform 2 is encoded by transcript variant 1), producing MGPADCPPPPPPPPPNNNNNNNSKPKGPCVPNMTERRRDELSEEINNLREKVIRQSEENSDLQNQVQKLTEENSTLREQVEPPEPEEEDDEDDIELQGAAAAATPATPIEEECPEDLPEKFDGNPDMLAPFMSQCQVFMEKSTRDFSLDRVRVCFVTSMMTGRAARWASAKLERSNYLMHNYPAFMMEMKHVFEDPQRREAAKRKIRRLRQGQGSVVDYANAFQMIAQDLDWNEPALIDQFHEGLSEQIQEELSRGEAPKTLSQMINQCIHIERRLARAAAARKPRSPPRAMVAPQMSGHQQVDPTEPVGGARMRLTQEEKERRRKLNLCLYCGNGGHYADNCPAKASKSSPAGNSPAPL
- the Peg10 gene encoding retrotransposon-derived protein PEG10 isoform 1 (protein translation is dependent on -1 ribosomal frameshift; isoform 1 is encoded by transcript variant 1; The RefSeq protein has 1 substitution compared to this genomic sequence) translates to MGPADCPPPPPPPPPNNNNNNNSKPKGPCVPNMTERRRDELSEEINNLREKVIRQSEENSDLQNQVQKLTEENSTLREQVEPPEPEEEDDEDDIELQGAAAAATPATPIEEECPEDLPEKFDGNPDMLAPFMSQCQVFMEKSTRDFSLDRVRVCFVTSMMTGRAARWASAKLERSNYLMHNYPAFMMEMKHVFEDPQRREAAKRKIRRLRQGQGSVVDYANAFQMIAQDLDWNEPALIDQFHEGLSEQIQEELSRGEAPKTLSQMINQCIHIERRLARAAAARKPRSPPRAMVAPQMSGHQQVDPTEPVGGARMRLTQEEKERRRKLNLCLYCGNGGHYADNCPAKASKSSPAGKLPGPAVEGPSATGPELTRSPQEEASSTPHLQVMLQIHLPGRHTLFVRAMIDSGASGNFIDHEYVVQNAIPVRVKDWPILVEAIDGRPIASGPVVHETHELIVDLGDHREVLSFDVTQSPFFPVVLGVRWLSTHDPNITWSTRSIVFDSEYCRYRCRMYSPIPPSLPPPAPQQPSLYYPVDGYRIYQPLRYYYVQNVYTPVDEHVYPDHRLVDPHIEMIPGAHSIPSGHVYSLSEPEMAALRDFVARNVKDGLITPTIAPNGAQVLQVKRGWKLQVSYDCRAPNNFTIRNQYPRLSIPNLDDQAHLATYTEFVPQVPGYQSYPTYTTYPTYPVGFAWYPVGRDGQGRSLYVPVMITWNPHWYRQPPVPQYPPPQPPPPPPPPPPPPSYSTM